One Prunus dulcis chromosome 8, ALMONDv2, whole genome shotgun sequence DNA window includes the following coding sequences:
- the LOC117637493 gene encoding thioredoxin M3, chloroplastic, producing the protein MAASTFHCSTSLRSRALHNPMLSPFLSHSHLNPSRNLSFPFRLQPKRGLIGLPNAPPRSLTIFSLRESKAAAVTGDSWEKSVINSEIPVLVEFYASWCGPCRMVHRVIDEIAVEYAGKLKCFVLNTDVDLQVAEDNEIKAVPVVLLFKNGKKCDTVVGTMPKEFYVAAIERVLKS; encoded by the exons ATGGCTGCCTCCACATTCCACTGTTCAACTTCATTGCGCTCGCGTGCCCTACATAACCCAATGCTCTCGCCTTTCCTCTCCCACTCTCACCTAAACCCTTCGCGGAATCTCTCATTTCCTTTCCGGTTGCAGCCCAAAAGGGGGCTTATTGGCCTTCCAAATGCTCCTCCTCGCAGCCTCACAATCTTTTCTCTGCGCGAATCCAAAG CTGCAGCGGTTACCGGAGACTCCTGGGAGAAATCAGTCATCAACAGTGAAATACCTGTCCTTGTTGAATTTTACGCAAGCTGGTGTGGGCCGTGTAGGATGGTGCACCGGGTGATTGATGAAATTGCGGTTGAATATGCTGGGAAGCTTAAATGCTTTGTGCTCAACACAGATGTTGATCTGCAGGTTGCTGAGGACAATGAAATTAAGGCTGTACCTGTAGTTTTGCTGTTTAAGAATGGGAAGAAATGTGACACTGTGGTTGGTACCATGCCCAAGGAGTTCTATGTTGCTGCCATTGAGAGGGTCCTGAAGTCGTAA
- the LOC117637106 gene encoding bZIP transcription factor TRAB1-like yields MGSNFNFKNFGDAPPGEGNGGKAAGNFTLARQPSVYSLTFDEFQNTIGGLGKDFGSMNMDELLKNIWTAEETQGVTSTSGAGEGSAPGGNLQRQGSLTLPRTLSQKTVDEVWKDLIRETSDAKYNTVAMGSNLPQRQQTLGEMTLEEFLVRAGVVREDVQPVVRPNNSGFYGELYRPNNHNGLAPGFQQPSRTNGLLGNRVADNNNSVLNQSPNLALNVGGVRSSQQQTQQLPPQQQPLFPKPTNVAFAPSMHLTNNAQLTSPRTRGPMTGVVEPSMNTVFTQVGGFPGAGIGMTGLGTGGGAVAARSPTNQISPDVIAKSSGDTSSLSPVPYMFSRGRKSNGALEKVVERRQRRMIKNRESAARSRARKQAYTLELEAEVAKLKEMNEELQRKQTEIMEMQKDQILETVKRQRGGKRQCLRRTLTGPW; encoded by the exons ATGGGGTCTAATTTCAACTTCAAGAACTTTGGTGATGCACCACCTGGGGAAGGCAATGGTGGGAAGGCAGCAGGAAATTTTACGTTGGCCCGGCAGCCTTCTGTATACTCTCTGACGTTCGATGAGTTCCAGAACACCATAGGTGGACTTGGAAAGGATTTTGGATCTATGAACATGGATGaacttttgaaaaatatatggaCTGCCGAAGAGACTCAAGGCGTGACATCTACTTCTGGGGCTGGAGAAGGAAGTGCTCCTGGGGGTAATTTGCAGAGACAAGGGTCATTAACTTTGCCACGAACACTTAGTCAGAAGACAGTTGATGAGGTTTGGAAAGACTTGATTAGAGAGACAAGTGATGCTAAATATAATACTGTTGCTATGGGTTCAAATTTGCCACAGAGACAACAAACTTTGGGAGAGATGACTTTGGAGGAGTTTTTGGTGAGAGCAGGGGTTGTGAGAGAAGATGTCCAACCAGTTGTAAGGCCTAATAATAGTGGATTCTATGGTGAATTATACCGTCCAAATAACCACAATGGTTTAGCTCCCGGATTTCAACAACCAAGTCGAACCAATGGTCTTTTAGGTAATCGAGTTGCAGATAACAATAATTCGGTTCTTAACCAGTCTCCCAATTTAGCACTTAATGTTGGTGGAGTTAGATCTTCTCAGCAACAAACACAGCAGCTGCCCCCACAACAGCAGCCACTCTTCCCCAAGCCTACAAATGTAGCGTTTGCCCCTTCTATGCATTTAACAAACAATGCTCAGTTAACAAGCCCAAGAACCAGGGGACCAATGACTGGGGTTGTGGAACCTTCTATGAACACTGTTTTCACTCAAGTTGGTGGGTTTCCAGGTGCAGGAATTGGAATGACTGGTTTAGGTACTGGGGGCGGTGCAGTTGCAGCAAGATCTCCCACAAATCAGATATCACCAGATGTGATTGCTAAGAGCAGTGGGGATACATCGTCGTTGTCACCAGTTCCTTACATGTTTAGCCGGGGAAGGAAGTCCAATGGAGCTTTGGAGAAAGTAGTTGAGAGAAGGCAAAGGAGAATGATAAAAAACAGAGAGTCTGCTGCAAGGTCCCGAGCTCGTAAACAG GCCTATACCTTGGAACTAGAGGCAGAAGTTGCAAAACTTAAAGAAATGAATGAAGAATTACAGAGAAAACAg ACagaaataatggaaatgcagaAAGATCAG ATTTTGGAGACAGTGAAGCGGCAAAGGGGAGGTAAAAGGCAATGCTTACGACGGACATTGACCGGCCCTTGGTAA
- the LOC117637449 gene encoding methylcrotonoyl-CoA carboxylase beta chain, mitochondrial has protein sequence MIGILTRRVAASASASWKSSLSAFQIVQTRRDYSLGVLPDGADRNSEAFSRNSKAMDLLISDLQSHIEKVLGGGGPVAVKRNRSRNKLLPRERIDRLLDPGASFLELSQLAGHELYEESLPSAGIITGIGPVHGRLCMFVANDPTVKGGTYYPITVKKHLRAQEIANQCKLPCVYLVDSGGAFLPKQAEVFPDRENFGRIFYNQALMSAEGIPQIALVLGSCTAGGAYIPAMADESVMVKGNGTIFLAGPPLVKAATGEEVSAEDLGGVSVHCKTSGVSDYFAQDELHGLALGRNIIKNLHMAARGLKSGLQNISSEYQEPLYDVKELRSIAPTDHKQQFDIRSVIARIVDGSEFDEFKKLYGTTLVTGFGRIFGQPVGIIGNNGILFNESALKGAHFIELCTQRNIPLVFLQNITGFMVGSRSEANGIAKSGAKMVMAVSCAKVPKVTIIVGGSFGAGNYAMCGRAYSPDFMYLWPNARISVMGGAQAAGVLAQIERGNKKKQGIEWDKEEEEKFKAKVVEAYEREGNSYYSTARLWDDGIIDPADTRKVIGLSISASMNRDPEETKYGVFRM, from the exons ATGATTGGGATACTGACGAGGAGAGTAGCAGCTTCAGCTTCTGCTTCATGGAAATCATCACTGAGCGCATTTCAAATTGTACAAACAAGGAGGGATTATAGCCTCGGAGTTCTTCCCGATGGAGCTGATCGGAATTCAGAGGCCTTCTCTCGCAACTCAAAGGCCATGGACCTCTTAATCTCCGACCTCCAATCCCACATCGAaaag GTTCTTGGTGGAGGAGGACCTGTAGCTGTGAAGAGAAACAGGAGCAGAAATAAACTTCTCCCCAGAGAACGCATTGATCGTCTGCTTGACCCTGGCGCTTCTTTCCTGGAGCTTTCTCAG CTTGCAGGCCATGAACTATATGAAGAATCCTTACCATCTGCTGGGATTATTACTGGAATAGGTCCGGTCCATGGACGACTTTGTATGTTTGTGGCTAATGATCCTACTGTTAAGGGGGGGACTTATTATCCCATCACTGTTAAGAAACATCTCAGGGCACAAGAGATTGCCAATCAATGCAAATTACCGTGTGTGTATCTTGTTGATAGTGGAGGTGCTTTCCTTCCCAAGCAGGCTGAGGTCTTTCCTGACAGGGAGAATTTTGGTAGAATTTTCTACAATCAAGCTTTAATGTCTGCTGAAGGCATTCCTCAAATTGCGCTGGTATTAGGTTCCTGTACTGCTGGTGGTGCCTATATTCCTGCAATGGCTGATGAGAGTGTGATGGTCAAAGGAAATGGTACCATATTTCTAGCAGGACCCCCACTTGTGAAG GCTGCTACTGGAGAAGAAGTATCTGCAGAAGATTTGGGGGGTGTTAGCGTGCATTGCAAGACGTCAGGAGTTTCAGACTATTTTGCTCAAG ATGAACTTCATGGACTTGCTCTTGGGAggaatattattaaaaacttGCACATGGCAGCGAGAGGCTTGAAAAGCGGGTTGCAGAATATAAGTTCTGAATATCAGGAACCATTATATGATGTAAAGGAACTTCGTTCCATCGCACCAACTGACCATAAGCAGCAATTTGATATCCGATCAGTTATTGCTCGCATTGTCGATGGAAGCGAATTTGATGAATTCAAGAAATTGTATGGCACT ACTCTTGTAACAGGTTTTGGCAGAATCTTTGGGCAGCCTGTGGGAATTATTGGGAACAATGGgatattatttaatgagtCTGCTCTAAAAGGGGCCCATTTCATTGAATTATGTACTCAACGAAACATTCCTTTGGTCTTCCTTCAGAACATTACTGGATTTATG GTTGGCTCGAGATCAGAGGCAAATGGTATAGCAAAATCTGGAGCAAAAATGGTGATGGCGGTTTCTTGTGCCAAG GTTCCCAAGGTTACTATCATTGTTGGTGGAAGCTTTGGTGCTGGCAATTATGCAATGTGTGGTCGTGCTTATAGTCCTGATTTCATGTACCTTTGGCCGAATGCCAGAATATCTGTGATGGGTGGTGCTCAG GCAGCTGGTGTCCTTGCTCAAATAGAAAGGGGCAACAAGAAAAAGCAAGGAATTGAG TGGGacaaggaagaagaggaaaaattcAAGGCAAAGGTAGTGGAGGCATATGAGAGGGAAGGAAACTCCTATTACTCCACGGCAAGGCTGTGGGATGATGGAATTATCGATCCGGCCGACACGAGAAAAGTCATAGGCCTCTCCATCTCTGCTTCTATGAACCGTGACCCAGAAGAAACCAAGTACGGTGTATTCAGAATGTAA
- the LOC117637990 gene encoding uncharacterized protein LOC117637990, translating into MACPNTSTSIVRSEPLEQRGAHISDSNTNMLQAPTNQPSRSFSDGPVAILWDIENCPVPSDVRPEDVAGNIRMALQVHPVIKGAVMTFSAYGDFNAFPRRLREGCQRTGVKLIDVPNGRKDAADKAILVDMFLFALDNPPPSSIMLISGDVDFAPALHILGQRGYIVILVIPSGVGVSSALSNAGKFVWDWPSVARGEGFVPATKVLMHPRGGHSDISGYFMGCHINDNVDIQNEEEAILYRGVSQSYYNSRDFSIVSQSVSEFNSSSLMMPCCPTASRSHSLPSGLNEVSAGPLISGDQNESTWWVQPGDLNGLKGQLVKLLELSGGCLPLIRVPSEYQKVFGRPLYVSEYGAFKLVNLFKKLGDTMSVEGKGNKRFVYLRNWKTGPSAQPLVLSKKDNKKGKGTQEDCMDITTGNGSSDEFSEEERVVAEEHDEQRKTNVGTGDKCEIDDRSIENFKYELQEILVSYSCRIFLGCFEAIYQQRYKKPLDYRKFSVNQLEELFEKVTDVVVLLEEPVSKRKFLAASGG; encoded by the coding sequence ATGGCTTGCCCAAATACATCTACATCAATAGTGCGTTCAGAACCGTTAGAGCAAAGAGGAGCACATATATCAGATTCAAATACAAACATGCTTCAAGCTCCAACAAACCAGCCCAGCCGAAGCTTCTCTGATGGTCCTGTGGCTATCCTTTGGGATATTGAGAACTGCCCTGTTCCTAGTGATGTCCGTCCTGAAGATGTAGCTGGTAATATCAGAATGGCTTTGCAGGTGCATCCTGTAATTAAAGGAGCGGTTATGACGTTTTCTGCTTATGGGGACTTTAATGCGTTCCCCAGGCGACTTCGCGAGGGATGCCAGAGAACTGGTGTTAAACTAATTGATGTTCCAAATGGAAGAAAGGATGCTGCTGACAAGGCTATCTTGGTTGATATGTTCCTGTTTGCCCTTGACAATCCTCCACCTTCTTCCATCATGCTGATCTCTGGGGATGTTGATTTTGCTCCAGCGCTTCATATACTTGGGCAACGTGGATATATTGTGATCCTGGTAATCCCTTCTGGAGTTGGTGTTTCATCTGCTCTCAGCAATGCTGGTAAGTTTGTGTGGGACTGGCCTAGTGTGGCTCGTGGAGAAGGCTTTGTGCCTGCTACTAAGGTTTTAATGCATCCTCGCGGGGGTCACTCTGATATTTCTGGGTATTTCATGGGTTGCCACATCAATGATAATGTAGATATccaaaatgaagaagaagctaTCTTATATAGGGGAGTATCACAAAGCTATTACAACTCAAGAGATTTTTCAATAGTCTCACAATCAGTATCTGAATTCAACAGTAGTTCCTTAATGATGCCTTGCTGTCCTACTGCTTCAAGGTCACACAGTCTCCCGTCTGGTCTCAATGAAGTTTCTGCTGGACCTCTAATTTCTGGCGATCAAAATGAATCTACTTGGTGGGTTCAGCCAGGGGACCTAAATGGTCTGAAGGGACAGCTTGTAAAATTGCTTGAACTTTCAGGAGGTTGCTTGCCTCTTATCAGAGTTCCTTCTGAGTATCAGAAAGTTTTCGGAAGGCCTCTTTATGTATCAGAGTATGGCGCGTTCAAGCTTGTAAATCTGTTCAAGAAGCTGGGTGACACAATGTCTGTGGAGGGAAAAGGGAACAAGAGATTTGTCTACCTCCGAAACTGGAAAACAGGCCCAAGTGCACAGCCTTTGGTTTTGTCAAAGAAGGATAATAAGAAAGGGAAGGGGACTCAAGAAGATTGCATGGATATTACTACAGGCAATGGTTCATCAGATGAGTTCTCAGAGGAGGAAAGAGTTGTTGCAGAAGAACATGATGAGCAACGGAAGACCAATGTGGGAACAGGAGATAAATGTGAAATTGATGACCGCAGTATTGAGAATTTCAAATATGAGTTGCAAGAGATTCTTGTCAGCTACTCTTGTCGGATTTTCTTGGGCTGCTTTGAGGCGATCTACCAGCAAAGGTACAAAAAACCTCTGGATTATCGGAAGTTCAGCGTTAATCAGCTAGAGGAACTGTTTGAGAAGGTGACAGATGTGGTGGTGTTGCTTGAAGAGCCAGTTAGCAAGAGGAAGTTCCTGGCTGCAAGTGGTggctaa
- the LOC117636303 gene encoding protein DJ-1 homolog C → MECLSSILSPTAVKFSYPMLASMAASAATVPSFSLKSMASGQQRTATSKHSAKPTKTLSATTATNPVSSTTSTSTATSLPPKKVLVPIGLGTEEMEAVIIVDVLRRAGADVTVASVEPQLQIEASCGTKLVADTSISSCSDQIFDLVALPGGMPGSVRLRDCAALQKITSKQAEERRLYGAICAAPAVTLLPWGLLRRRQTTCHPAFMHKLPTFWAVKSNIQVSEGLTTSRGPGTSYVFALCLVEQLFGESVAKGIGESLLVCLDDDNSRKQEFNKVEWSFDHIPRVLIPVANGSEEIEVVTIVDILRRAKVDVVVASIEKSVQILASQGTKIIADKLIGVAAELTYDLIILPGGTAGAERLNKSRILKNLLKEQELAGRIYGAVCSSPGILHRQGLLKGKKATAHPSIVSKLTNEVVNGTKVVIDGKVITSRGLSTVTDFALVIVSKLFGHARARSVAEGLVYEYPRS, encoded by the exons ATGGAGTGTCTGTCTTCTATTCTCTCACCGACCGCGGTGAAATTCTCTTATCCAATGCTTGCTTCAATGGCTGCCTCTGCAGCTACTGTTCCTTCTTTCTCATTGAAGTCCATGGCCTCTGGACAGCAAAGAACAGCTACTTCAAAACACTCGGCAAAACCCACTAAAACCCTCTCTgcaacaacagcaacaaaCCCAGTTTCTAGTACAACCAGCACAAGCACAGCCACATCGCTACCTCCCAAGAAG GTTCTGGTTCCAATTGGGTTGGGGACAGAAGAAATGGAAGCTGTCATTATAGTTGATGTTCTGCGCCGAGCTGGTGCTGATGTCACTGTGGCCTCGGTGGAGCCACAGCTCCAAATTGAAGCTTCTTGTGGTACCAAATTGGTTGCTGATACCTCCATTTCCTCATGTTCCGATCAAATTTTTGATCTCGTGGCTTTGCCG GGAGGAATGCCTGGCTCGGTGAGGTTAAGAGACTGCGCAGCACTGCAGAAAATTACAAGCAAACAGGCTGAGGAAAGGAGGTTATATGGAGCTATATGTGCTGCTCCAGCAGTAACACTTCTACCATGGGGTCTTCTAAGGAGAAGGCAG ACTACATGCCACCCTGCATTCATGCACAAGCTTCCAACGTTCTGGGCAGTCAAATCAAACATTCAAGTTTCAGAAGGGCTCACAACAAGTCGTGGCCCTGGAACTTCTTATGTGTTTGCCCTATGCCTAGTTGAACAGCTATTTGGGGAATCTGTTGCCAAGGGAATTGGAGAATCATTG TTGGTGTGCCTCGATGATGATAACTCTAGAAAGCAAGAGTTCAACAAAGTTGAGTGGTCTTTTGATCACATCCCTCGC GTTCTGATTCCAGTTGCAAATGGTTCTGAAGAGATTGAAGTAGTAACTATTGTAGATATTCTACGACGAGCAAAGGTTGATGTAGTAGTTGCTTCAATTGAAAAATCAGTGCAGATTTTGGCATCTCAAGGCACCAAAATCATTGCTGACAAGTTGATTGGTGTTGCTGCAGAGTTAACTTATGATTTAATCATTCTTCCG GGAGGAACTGCTGGTGCTGAGCGGTTAAACAAATCTAGGATTCTAAAGAACCTCCTCAAAGAACAAGAACTAGCTGGAAGAATATACGGAGCAGTCTGTTCCTCACCGGGAATCCTACATAGACAAGGCTTACTGAAG GGTAAGAAAGCCACTGCTCACCCTTCCATTGTAAGCAAGCTGACAAACGAAGTGGTAAATGGCACCAAAGTAGTGATTGATGGCAAAGTGATTACAAGCAGGGGACTTTCTACGGTCACAGACTTTGCATTGGTTATTGTGAGCAAACTATTTGGTCATGCAAGGGCAAGAAGTGTTGCAGAAGGCCTTGTTTATGAGTACCCGAGGAGTTAA